The genomic stretch CGGTTTTTTACCACGCCCAGGATCCCTTCCTCCATCCCGCAGTCCAATACCCTGCCGGCCAACTGGAAGACCTGTACCTCCGAAAACGCCTGGGAGTTTTCCGCCGTGGCTTATTATTTTGCCCGTGACCTCTTTGAACGTTACAAGATACCCATCGGCATCATCCATTCTTCCTGGGGCGGAACGGCTTCAGAAGCCTGGACCAGCCTGCCGGCGCTGCAAGCGCATCCCGACTTCCAGCAAAAAGTCAACAGCCTGCTGGAGGCCAACCGGCAGGACAGCACCCTGGACAAGCGCTACCAGCGCTACCTGGCAGCTCAGGAAAAGCTGCGCCAGGAAATGCTGCTGGCGGATCCCGGACTTGTCAATAATTGGGCAGCCCCGGCGTATAACGATGCTGACTGGAAAACCATGCAGGCGCCCGGTTACCTGCCGCCTGCCGATTCCAGCTTCCGCGGCATTGTATGGGCCAGGAAAAAGATCTTCCTGCCTGCGTCTATGGCCAGTCGCGATCTGCGCCTTACCCTGGAACTGCTCATGGAGCGCAATACCACCTATATCAACGGCCAGGAAGTAGGGATGGTGAACTGGGGCGGCCGTTGCATTTACCGAGTACCCGCAACATGTCTGAAGGAAGGGGAGAATACCATTGCTATCCGCTTTGAGACCAGCAAGCTGACGGCCGGCTTTAACGCCCTGGCTGCGGAAAATCTCTTCCTCACTGAACTGGCCAGCTCACCCACACCGCTCACGGTCCCGCTGGCGGGCGACTGGAAATACAAACCCTCCCTGCCCAGGCCGCAGGTTCCCTTACTGGCCGGCAGCTGGCCCAATTTTGCGGGCATACCGGCTTCTCTCTACAATGGCATGATAGCCCCTTTCACGCCCCTGGCGCTGAAAGGCTTCTGCTGGTACCAGGGCGAGGCCAATTCCGAAAGGGCTTACCAGTACCGCAGCATTTTCCCGCTGCTGATCCGCGACTGGCGTGCCCAGTGGAAACAGCCTGACCTGCCCTTCTTTTTTGTGCAGCTGACAGGATTTACGGGCATCACCAATCAACCCGTTGAACATCCCTGGGCCGAGCTGCGGGAAGCGCAGACCATGACCTTATCCACTCCGCGCACAGGCATGGCTGTTATTATTGATGTGGGTAACCCTTCTGATGTGCATCCCACCAGGAAAGCCATTGTAGGCAAGCGACTGGCTGCTGAAGCGGCTAAGCTCTTATACGGGGACAGCAGCGCACAAACCTCACCATTGTATAAAACGCATTCTATAAAAGGAGATAGTATCCGCCTGCAATTCAGCAATGCGCTGCATGGCCTGGTAGCCCGGGGAAGCGGCGGCCCCAAAGGACTGGCCATTGCCGGTGCTGATCATCACTTTGTATGGGCCAGCGCCCGGGTAGATGGGAATGAGCTGGTGGTCTGGTCGCCCGAAGTGAAGCAACCTGTAGCCGTGCGGTATGCCTGGACCGGCAGCCCGGTTGAGAGCAATGGCGCCAACCTGTACAATACAGACGGGTTCCCGGTTTCGCCATTCCGCACGGACAACTGGCCCGGCATCACCGTGAACAAAAAATAACGCTGTCGGGCAGGTAGTTGAAGCCTGTCCGGGGATCAGCTGCATGCCTATTGGTTCGTCCAAAAAATAAAAAAAGGCCATCTGACAACAGATGGCCTTTTCAATAAGGTATAATTGCTTTACAGCAAAGGCGACAGCAGCCGCGCCACTTTCTCAAAGGCCTGCCTTCTATTGCTCCGGTTCCGCCATTCGTTCCTGTCTATTTCATCAGCGTCTTCCAGGTCGCGTAGGAACACTTCGGTCAGCTGTGCGTTGAACTGGTGATCGTATACAATGGTGTTAAGCTCAAAGTTGAGGTCAAAGCTCCGGAAATCAATATTGGCCGAACCAACCATGCTGAGGGTATCATCTACGATGATGGTCTTGGCATGCACAAAGCCTTTCCGGTAGAGATAGACCTTTGCGCCGCAGTCCAGCAGGGCTTCATAATAGGATTGTGAGGCGGCATTCACCCAGATAGAATCTGAATAGCCGGGCACCAGGAGCCTTACGTCACAGCCGCTGAGCGCTGCTTTTTTAATAGCGTCGTTGATGGTATTGTTGGGAATGAAATAGGGCGTAGTGATATATACTTTCCTGTCCGCATTGGCGATGGCGGTAAAATAGCTGAGCATGATATCAGGCCGGGGGAAGTCCGGGCCGCTTACGGCTATCTGGGTCAGCATGGTGAAATCGGGGCCGCGCATGGGGACGGGGAACAGGGTGCGGTCAGGTGTGAGCTGCTGGCCGGAGCTGAAGTTCCAGTCGGTCAGGAAATGGTATTGCAGGTTCAGTACTGCCGGGCCTTCTACCAGGATATGGGCGTCCCGCCAGAACACCTGTTGCTTATCTTCCTGGTTGATGTATCTGTCAGATACATTGATGCCGCCTGTAAAAGCCTTTCTCCCGTCAATGATGATCAGCTTGCGGTGGTTGCGGTAGTTGAGGCGGCTGGCCAGGAAAACAAAATAGATCTTATAAAAAGGAAATACTTCCACGCCGGCGCTGGTCAGCTGGCGGATAAATTTTTTCTTGAGGCCATTGCTGCCAAAATCATCATAGATGAAACGGACCTTGACGCCTTCCTTTGCCTTGCGGATCAGGATATCCTTGATCCGGTTACCGATCTGGTCGTTCTCAAAAATATAGTATTGCAGGTGGATGCTGTCCTGCGCCTCTTCCAGGGCGTTGATCACGGCCGGGAATTTCTCTTCTCCGTTGGTGAGCAGGGTGACATGGTTAAGGGAGAGAAAGGACAGCGAGTCCCGGATCAGCAGGCGGGCCAGGCCGGCAAAATTGCCTACATCCGCATGGTGTGTCTGCAGGAGGCGCAGGGCTGATTCATCAATATCCTTCCGCAGGGCGTCCAGGGTCTTTTCATCTGTGATCAGCTTTTTATTATACATCCGCCGTTTGCGGTAATTGATCCCAAGGGAAAAATACACAATACTACCCACTACAGGAATGAAAATAGTGAGGATGATATAACTCCATGCCTTGGTGGCGTTCACGGTGTCGAAGATGATACGGATCACGGTAAACAGCATCAGTGCATAAGCCAGTACCAGGAGTACGATCTCCGTTGTTAATTGCATAAACTGACAGGGCTTTCGCGCCTAAGATAGGCAGATAAGTTGAAAGCTTAAAACGTTGGGCAAAGGGCTTGCCGTTTTTCACTGCCCCACTCATCGTAAAAGCCATTGGTCATGAGGGCAAATTCATAAGCCCCGCGACCATTGTTGTAATTTTTCAGGGCAGAAGTGGTGGCGTCATAGGTAAATGTCAGCCTGATATTTTTATACTGGAAACCTATCATGGGAATAAAAGCATCGCCGGGGCGATAGTAAAGGCCGCCCATGACCTGCATTTCTCCATCGCCGGAGAGATTGTACTGGGCGTTGATGCCGCCTACCAGCTCTTCGGTCTTAGCCTGCTGGGAATAGTAGACCATGGGATTGACGATGACCCATTCGCTCAGCTTGATGCTGGCGTTGGCAAAAGCGGTATAGCGCATGGGGATGCGGGATTCCTCGTAGTTGGCCGCGTCCAGGGCAAAAAATGATTCCCGGGGGCGGTTGATATGCCAGGCGGATACGCCGCCATTGATATAGATCTTATCGG from Candidatus Pseudobacter hemicellulosilyticus encodes the following:
- a CDS encoding sialate O-acetylesterase; the protein is MKQLLLPSVSRPLSLLGGLLLLVLSAAAQQNVQLPYFFSNDMVLQRQQPIRFWGTAPAKTTFSISFAGKKQTVKADNKGQWQVSFPAMEAGGPYSLSVQSDSSFTLSNILVGDVYLCSGQSNMEWSMIKTFNSAYELAQANYEGIRFFTTPRIPSSIPQSNTLPANWKTCTSENAWEFSAVAYYFARDLFERYKIPIGIIHSSWGGTASEAWTSLPALQAHPDFQQKVNSLLEANRQDSTLDKRYQRYLAAQEKLRQEMLLADPGLVNNWAAPAYNDADWKTMQAPGYLPPADSSFRGIVWARKKIFLPASMASRDLRLTLELLMERNTTYINGQEVGMVNWGGRCIYRVPATCLKEGENTIAIRFETSKLTAGFNALAAENLFLTELASSPTPLTVPLAGDWKYKPSLPRPQVPLLAGSWPNFAGIPASLYNGMIAPFTPLALKGFCWYQGEANSERAYQYRSIFPLLIRDWRAQWKQPDLPFFFVQLTGFTGITNQPVEHPWAELREAQTMTLSTPRTGMAVIIDVGNPSDVHPTRKAIVGKRLAAEAAKLLYGDSSAQTSPLYKTHSIKGDSIRLQFSNALHGLVARGSGGPKGLAIAGADHHFVWASARVDGNELVVWSPEVKQPVAVRYAWTGSPVESNGANLYNTDGFPVSPFRTDNWPGITVNKK
- the cls gene encoding cardiolipin synthase; the encoded protein is MQLTTEIVLLVLAYALMLFTVIRIIFDTVNATKAWSYIILTIFIPVVGSIVYFSLGINYRKRRMYNKKLITDEKTLDALRKDIDESALRLLQTHHADVGNFAGLARLLIRDSLSFLSLNHVTLLTNGEEKFPAVINALEEAQDSIHLQYYIFENDQIGNRIKDILIRKAKEGVKVRFIYDDFGSNGLKKKFIRQLTSAGVEVFPFYKIYFVFLASRLNYRNHRKLIIIDGRKAFTGGINVSDRYINQEDKQQVFWRDAHILVEGPAVLNLQYHFLTDWNFSSGQQLTPDRTLFPVPMRGPDFTMLTQIAVSGPDFPRPDIMLSYFTAIANADRKVYITTPYFIPNNTINDAIKKAALSGCDVRLLVPGYSDSIWVNAASQSYYEALLDCGAKVYLYRKGFVHAKTIIVDDTLSMVGSANIDFRSFDLNFELNTIVYDHQFNAQLTEVFLRDLEDADEIDRNEWRNRSNRRQAFEKVARLLSPLL